Proteins found in one candidate division KSB1 bacterium genomic segment:
- a CDS encoding 6-phosphogluconolactonase, with product MNYQNTLSNVEKAILAQSAHALIYPPTEKVPVIEVENFPMLGKLTALRFLEWVQKHRGGVIALPTGKTPEYFIKYVKRYLAGWSNKEIQSELESYGIDPAIEPDMNSLHFIQIDEFYPIDPKQKNSFFYYVNKFYIEGFGLDPRKAMLMNFWEVGVPPGKTLKDVFPDGCVDLSLRHRHPVNEKEAMQKAAIEAVDQFCTDYEHKIRSLGGIGFFLGGIGPDGHIAFNIRGSDHFSTTRLTATNYETQAAAASDLGGIEVSRNRLVVTIGLKTIAHNPDVTAIIIAAGEAKAKVIAQAIENPKSNLYPASILQNLPNGRFYLTIGAASRLIERRFVDFKAKEELPFAEIERTVIDLAVNKKKRILDLNRKDLSSDRFGNELLRRFPDNYEALLHKVYESVDQKLKDGLEELDKKVFMHTAPHHDDIELGYLPYIYHLVRKPDNIHYFTYMTSGFTAVTNHYVLRMLEILQRQLNSTEMVRLIDSGYFKRDQHTEDWDVYHYLDGVAANSRTILEEANCRRLLRILMEVLEEESPAHLADRINELIGYFRTQYPGKKDLPHIQRLKGMIREWEADLFWAHFGFSSRSVKHFRLGFYKGEIFTEDPEFQRDVQPLVDFMKEITPDVVTLAFDPEGSGPDTHYKVMRAIAEAIKVYLSLGGKEPEIWGYRNVWYRFHPAEATTFVPVSINSMAVLNNAFTNAFGSQVDASFPSYELDGPFSKLVQKIWSEQFYAVKVCMGDDYFNENRHPRVRACHGLCFLKKMSVNEFLEQTMILKRRLEIGNE from the coding sequence ATGAATTATCAAAACACATTATCCAATGTGGAAAAAGCAATTCTGGCGCAGTCGGCCCACGCCCTGATTTATCCGCCGACCGAAAAGGTTCCGGTGATTGAGGTGGAAAATTTTCCGATGCTGGGCAAATTGACGGCACTGCGATTTTTGGAATGGGTACAGAAACATCGCGGCGGCGTTATTGCCCTGCCCACCGGAAAGACGCCTGAATATTTCATAAAATATGTGAAACGATATCTGGCCGGATGGAGCAATAAAGAGATCCAATCCGAATTAGAATCTTACGGCATCGATCCGGCGATCGAACCGGACATGAACAGCCTTCATTTCATCCAGATCGATGAATTCTATCCCATCGATCCGAAACAGAAAAACAGTTTTTTCTATTACGTCAACAAGTTTTATATCGAAGGCTTTGGTCTTGATCCCCGCAAAGCCATGCTGATGAACTTTTGGGAGGTGGGCGTACCGCCGGGGAAAACCTTAAAAGATGTATTCCCGGACGGCTGCGTAGATCTTTCGTTGCGTCATCGGCATCCGGTAAACGAAAAAGAGGCGATGCAGAAAGCAGCTATCGAGGCGGTCGATCAGTTCTGCACCGATTATGAGCATAAAATCCGCTCGCTTGGCGGGATCGGCTTTTTCCTCGGCGGCATCGGGCCGGACGGTCACATCGCCTTCAATATTCGCGGTTCCGATCATTTCTCCACCACACGTCTGACGGCCACCAATTACGAAACACAGGCGGCTGCGGCCTCGGATTTGGGCGGCATCGAAGTGTCGCGTAATCGTCTGGTCGTGACGATCGGCCTGAAGACGATTGCTCACAATCCGGATGTGACAGCCATCATCATCGCCGCCGGCGAGGCCAAAGCCAAAGTCATCGCCCAAGCCATCGAAAACCCCAAGAGCAATCTTTATCCTGCCTCGATCCTGCAAAACCTGCCGAATGGAAGATTCTACTTGACGATCGGAGCCGCTTCCAGGTTGATCGAACGTCGGTTTGTAGACTTTAAGGCTAAGGAAGAGCTGCCCTTTGCGGAGATCGAGCGGACCGTCATCGACCTGGCGGTGAACAAAAAGAAACGCATCTTGGACTTGAACCGCAAAGACCTGAGCAGCGATCGGTTCGGCAATGAGCTCCTGCGCCGTTTCCCGGACAATTATGAAGCATTGCTCCACAAAGTGTATGAATCCGTTGATCAAAAATTGAAGGACGGCCTGGAAGAGCTCGACAAAAAAGTTTTTATGCATACGGCGCCTCATCATGACGACATCGAATTGGGATACCTGCCCTATATTTATCACTTGGTGCGCAAGCCGGATAACATCCATTATTTTACCTACATGACCAGCGGCTTTACAGCCGTCACCAATCATTACGTCCTACGGATGCTTGAGATATTGCAGCGGCAATTGAATTCAACGGAGATGGTACGTCTCATCGATTCCGGTTATTTCAAGCGGGATCAGCATACGGAGGATTGGGATGTCTATCATTATCTGGACGGCGTGGCTGCCAACAGCCGCACGATCCTCGAAGAGGCCAACTGCCGCCGCCTGCTGCGCATTTTGATGGAAGTGCTGGAGGAAGAGAGCCCGGCGCATCTTGCCGACCGAATCAACGAGCTGATCGGCTATTTCCGAACGCAGTATCCGGGCAAAAAGGATCTGCCGCACATTCAACGGCTCAAAGGCATGATTCGCGAGTGGGAGGCGGATCTCTTTTGGGCGCATTTCGGCTTCAGTTCCCGCTCGGTAAAACATTTCCGTTTGGGGTTTTACAAAGGCGAGATCTTTACCGAAGATCCCGAGTTTCAGCGCGATGTTCAACCATTGGTTGATTTTATGAAAGAGATCACGCCGGATGTGGTTACTCTGGCCTTCGATCCCGAGGGCAGCGGTCCGGATACCCATTACAAAGTTATGCGCGCGATTGCTGAAGCAATAAAGGTTTATCTAAGCTTGGGCGGAAAAGAGCCGGAAATTTGGGGATATCGCAACGTATGGTACCGATTTCATCCGGCGGAGGCGACGACTTTTGTGCCGGTCTCCATCAACTCGATGGCCGTGCTCAACAACGCCTTCACCAATGCCTTCGGCTCACAGGTCGACGCTTCTTTTCCGAGCTATGAGCTGGATGGGCCCTTTTCAAAGCTCGTGCAAAAAATCTGGTCGGAACAGTTCTACGCCGTCAAAGTCTGCATGGGCGACGACTATTTTAATGAGAACCGCCATCCGCGTGTCAGAGCCTGCCACGGTCTCTGTTTTCTGAAAAAGATGAGCGTCAACGAGTTCCTGGAGCAGACGATGATTCTGAAGCGGCGATTGGAAATAGGAAACGAGTGA
- a CDS encoding ROK family protein: METLYCGIDIGGTTTNIGLVDENGAIKGWRQILTHVAEGPASLADRVSAIVDELCDLNGVKKPAACGIGIPGVVEHDLGVLSTATNFIGWTSIPLTQLFAERMLLPVIIENDANAAAFGELIFGAGRGCRNMLMVTLGTGVGGGLVLDGSIYRGAFGKAGEFGHMSINFFGKKCACGRRGCIEAYIKASALVNSALEIAAEVKNSLIHTCPRESLTSKIIYEFACKGDTVAKQVLHKAGEYLGIGLGNVANLLDLERFVIGGAVSGAGEYVLMPAQAKLQEIALANPHGKIPSIVPAELGQAAGVVGAATLAMRQQSIINNH, translated from the coding sequence TTGGAAACGCTCTATTGTGGTATCGACATCGGCGGAACGACTACGAACATCGGTTTGGTGGATGAAAACGGCGCAATTAAGGGTTGGCGTCAGATTCTTACGCACGTTGCGGAAGGGCCAGCTTCTCTCGCCGACCGTGTAAGCGCCATAGTCGATGAACTTTGCGATCTGAACGGCGTAAAGAAACCTGCAGCCTGCGGCATCGGAATTCCGGGTGTTGTTGAGCACGATCTTGGAGTCTTGAGTACAGCAACAAATTTTATCGGCTGGACGTCAATTCCGCTGACGCAATTATTCGCCGAACGGATGCTTCTGCCGGTAATTATTGAGAACGATGCCAATGCGGCGGCGTTCGGTGAATTGATTTTCGGCGCAGGGCGCGGGTGCCGTAACATGCTGATGGTCACTTTAGGAACCGGCGTCGGCGGCGGCCTTGTGCTCGACGGATCGATTTACCGCGGAGCCTTTGGGAAAGCCGGCGAATTCGGCCATATGAGCATAAACTTTTTCGGCAAAAAATGCGCCTGCGGTCGTCGCGGGTGCATCGAAGCTTATATCAAAGCTTCAGCGTTGGTGAACAGCGCTTTGGAAATAGCTGCCGAAGTGAAAAATTCTTTGATTCATACCTGCCCCCGAGAATCGTTGACTTCAAAAATAATCTATGAGTTTGCCTGTAAAGGGGACACAGTTGCAAAACAAGTTTTGCATAAGGCCGGTGAATACTTGGGAATTGGATTGGGGAATGTAGCCAACCTTTTGGATTTGGAGCGGTTCGTTATCGGCGGGGCCGTCTCCGGGGCCGGTGAATACGTTTTGATGCCGGCGCAGGCAAAGCTTCAGGAAATTGCCCTGGCAAACCCGCACGGCAAGATACCGTCGATCGTTCCGGCGGAACTTGGCCAGGCTGCCGGCGTTGTCGGAGCGGCAACTTTGGCCATGCGGCAGCAGAGCATAATAAATAATCATTAA
- a CDS encoding ROK family protein, producing MSSVENSIKLPEDFCLSIASHRQILNSIRIHKEISGAKLARLNNFQPSTLVYILRALKDRGLIEVSRVAALHKTAGKPPTLWRLAPDKGYIIGIEAIPGELRAVVVNFQGKVIHCEHLVGVSNIGSQNIIESVAEFVEMLRTKLDISHEKTIGVGMALTGWVDRAAGIVRYSRRLELKDFPIQEKLSHRLGLFVEAVNDANAGALGIKWHEEDEVGHAPHVVFLTLNERTAYFGAGLILNHSLYEGADGGAGEICDALPSLKEFIDNAVARVGSDHPLMALAATQQIDIEDVIRCAQENCRLSKEILSQYSYFISEEIVRLVQMLAPNVIVLGGDLADARELIYSSIVNQVESRLNELFPWGFTVPKIHFSSYGSYAVSVGAAALIMRRIFMP from the coding sequence ATGAGTTCAGTGGAAAATTCGATCAAGTTGCCGGAAGATTTTTGTCTGAGTATCGCCAGCCATCGGCAAATTTTGAATTCGATCCGCATTCATAAAGAAATCAGCGGAGCCAAGTTGGCGCGGCTCAACAACTTTCAACCGTCCACTCTGGTCTATATTCTGCGGGCTTTGAAGGATCGTGGACTCATCGAAGTCAGTCGCGTAGCGGCGTTGCATAAAACTGCCGGAAAACCGCCGACACTTTGGCGGCTTGCGCCGGATAAGGGCTATATCATCGGCATTGAGGCCATTCCCGGGGAATTGCGGGCGGTTGTGGTGAATTTTCAGGGTAAAGTTATCCATTGTGAGCATCTGGTAGGAGTTTCGAATATTGGATCGCAAAACATCATCGAATCAGTAGCGGAATTTGTCGAAATGCTGCGGACAAAGCTGGACATCAGCCATGAAAAAACTATCGGTGTAGGCATGGCGTTGACGGGATGGGTCGACCGCGCCGCCGGCATTGTCCGCTATTCGCGACGCCTAGAGCTGAAGGATTTTCCAATCCAAGAGAAACTATCGCATCGTTTGGGATTATTCGTTGAAGCAGTCAACGATGCCAATGCGGGGGCACTCGGCATCAAATGGCATGAGGAAGATGAGGTCGGACACGCCCCGCACGTCGTTTTTTTGACTTTAAACGAACGCACCGCTTACTTTGGCGCCGGCTTGATTCTTAACCACTCGCTTTATGAAGGGGCGGACGGCGGCGCGGGAGAAATCTGCGACGCTCTGCCGAGCCTTAAAGAATTCATCGACAATGCGGTGGCTCGAGTCGGAAGCGATCACCCGCTCATGGCATTGGCTGCCACCCAGCAAATTGACATTGAAGACGTTATTCGTTGTGCCCAAGAAAACTGCAGGCTTTCCAAAGAGATTCTGTCGCAATACAGCTACTTTATCAGCGAGGAGATCGTTCGTTTGGTGCAGATGCTGGCGCCGAACGTCATTGTCCTCGGCGGCGACTTGGCCGATGCGCGCGAGTTAATTTACTCTTCCATTGTCAATCAAGTTGAATCGCGCCTGAACGAGCTTTTTCCCTGGGGCTTTACGGTTCCCAAGATTCACTTTTCCAGTTACGGCAGCTATGCCGTCTCGGTCGGCGCTGCCGCATTGATTATGCGCAGAATATTTATGCCGTAA
- a CDS encoding DUF362 domain-containing protein gives MKRRAFIKAIGAGAAWASIPFFRSQAEPLGQFFRLNPLIEALPDAVFIMRTQISDKHDEAAKYKAGRKFASTVFIEASADDGLPVTRKIVLKPNLTSRGKWQRGYTIERSMGVVTDALFVEGLIDGIKPLGLGGDRFFIREVNGIENLTEGGYGALAARTGADVRIISTPVDSLSPDQVVWKDVPEGIWFKKIPYLWPVNAPDTFLINIAKFKSHGMGMTLCAKNLQGTIAANYQQHCTLLQNEMSIDPAHVQPNAKKTIQNNYQRHVAAGIPRWDRPGADGGLWQETWATRCLDNNSILKADLHIIEALYGHDGNFIEGPHDGFAADFMTNLIIFGKNPFHVDIIGTWLAGHEPGNFGLFHMAVERGMSSFLDPFAVPLYEWFEDGKVEVKSLTSLERTPLVTYYLRRDYNGQSEPLWHLVNEPYDYSKSAVTQNEKRPAAFALSPAFPNPFNSNTSLVASLPHTGHFDAKVYNLSGQLIDILVDGRLEGQHVIRWNADDKPSGIYFLKASFNGQTISRRLFLLR, from the coding sequence ATGAAAAGACGAGCCTTTATCAAAGCAATCGGGGCCGGAGCAGCCTGGGCTTCTATTCCCTTCTTTCGCAGCCAGGCCGAGCCACTCGGCCAATTTTTTCGCCTCAATCCGTTGATCGAAGCTTTGCCCGATGCAGTCTTTATCATGCGGACGCAGATCAGCGACAAGCATGACGAAGCCGCCAAATATAAAGCCGGACGCAAGTTTGCTTCGACGGTGTTTATAGAGGCTTCCGCCGATGATGGGCTGCCGGTCACCCGAAAAATTGTCCTCAAGCCCAATCTCACCTCCCGCGGTAAATGGCAGCGCGGTTACACGATTGAAAGATCGATGGGCGTAGTAACCGATGCCCTTTTCGTCGAGGGGCTCATCGATGGAATAAAACCCCTCGGCCTTGGCGGCGACCGCTTTTTCATCCGCGAAGTAAACGGCATAGAAAACCTCACGGAAGGCGGTTACGGCGCCCTCGCCGCCCGCACCGGCGCAGACGTGCGAATCATTTCGACCCCTGTCGATTCGCTTTCGCCCGACCAGGTCGTTTGGAAAGACGTCCCGGAAGGAATTTGGTTCAAAAAAATTCCCTATCTTTGGCCGGTCAATGCTCCCGATACTTTTTTGATCAATATCGCGAAATTCAAATCGCACGGCATGGGCATGACGCTCTGCGCAAAGAATCTGCAGGGCACCATTGCCGCCAACTATCAGCAACACTGCACCCTATTGCAGAATGAAATGAGCATCGATCCGGCGCACGTGCAGCCGAATGCGAAAAAGACGATTCAGAATAACTATCAAAGACATGTGGCGGCAGGGATTCCGCGTTGGGATCGTCCCGGGGCCGACGGCGGCTTGTGGCAGGAAACCTGGGCGACGCGCTGCCTCGACAACAATAGTATTCTCAAGGCCGATCTTCACATCATCGAGGCACTTTACGGCCATGACGGCAACTTTATCGAAGGGCCGCACGACGGTTTCGCCGCCGATTTCATGACCAACCTCATCATTTTCGGCAAAAACCCGTTTCACGTCGACATAATCGGCACCTGGTTGGCCGGACATGAACCCGGAAATTTCGGCCTGTTTCATATGGCGGTCGAACGCGGGATGAGCTCCTTCCTCGATCCGTTTGCCGTTCCTCTTTATGAATGGTTCGAAGATGGTAAGGTGGAGGTAAAAAGCTTGACCAGTTTGGAGCGGACGCCTCTGGTTACCTATTACCTGCGTCGGGATTATAACGGTCAGAGCGAGCCGCTTTGGCATTTGGTGAACGAACCATACGATTACAGCAAATCCGCCGTTACTCAAAACGAGAAAAGGCCCGCGGCTTTTGCCCTTTCCCCGGCCTTTCCGAATCCGTTCAACAGTAATACCTCTCTAGTTGCTTCGTTGCCCCATACGGGACATTTTGACGCCAAAGTTTATAACCTCTCGGGTCAGCTCATTGATATACTCGTCGACGGGCGACTCGAAGGTCAACACGTCATTCGATGGAATGCAGATGATAAACCTTCAGGCATTTATTTTCTCAAGGCGAGCTTTAACGGGCAGACGATCAGCCGCCGTCTCTTTTTGCTCCGCTAA
- a CDS encoding T9SS type A sorting domain-containing protein, whose amino-acid sequence MKQKLVTVGALFLCLIAPALAVDFFFPFMQKAAAPVVIDGELDDWNFCFPIDVNQAVIPENSRCHDWYPEDDYDLSGTIKLMWDENYLYVSAYVRDDIPGVLPQPPSWNADAVEIYLGNYNVGRVPWDPNPPGGVPDNDDGKFACQLAFYYDATADTGRIYQYTPIGKFIKTAGSVIKGKVWPNNEGYTLEARVAWADIASAKGNGFHFKGGEIVPFTLSLYDRDDWDRDDFQGYAFSERAYPAWAGPSKGWQVIEVKPARESQYYLHSSPYLKQAAGAVFVDGVLDEWNYCFPVDMNQSSIPEYSRAWAWFPEDNTDLSSALKFMYDDKYLYVGASVMDDVPGVNPVEGDWNADAIEIYIGNYEIDDYGVIPDHSGYINQDDMLDVQLGFYYNANTGDAYIKLWGPGAHAGLVPMTESYAVAKEWPTGDGYDYEAALSLKELASMVDNAGVRTFDFISLQGAIVPCTYALYDRDEWNRDDFQGYQYVRNENAPYLGPGSGGWEGVEIVPKNLYDILGWLWENYTDVSKKDIVPAQSRLLQNYPNPFNPSTTIEFELSRPEYVTLKVFDLSGREVATLAQGHFTAGQHSVQFRPNGLANGVYLYQLKAADYTETRRMVLMK is encoded by the coding sequence ATGAAGCAAAAACTTGTTACGGTAGGAGCATTGTTTTTGTGTCTTATCGCTCCTGCATTGGCGGTTGATTTCTTTTTCCCGTTTATGCAGAAAGCGGCTGCTCCGGTCGTCATCGATGGAGAACTCGATGACTGGAATTTCTGTTTTCCGATCGACGTCAATCAGGCGGTCATTCCGGAAAATTCGCGGTGTCACGATTGGTATCCTGAGGATGACTATGACTTGTCCGGAACGATCAAATTGATGTGGGACGAGAATTACCTCTATGTCTCGGCCTATGTCCGTGACGATATCCCCGGCGTGCTGCCGCAACCGCCGTCTTGGAACGCGGACGCCGTCGAAATTTACTTGGGCAACTATAATGTCGGACGTGTGCCCTGGGATCCTAACCCTCCGGGCGGGGTGCCGGACAACGATGACGGCAAGTTTGCCTGCCAGTTGGCTTTTTATTATGATGCAACGGCAGATACCGGCCGCATTTACCAGTACACTCCGATCGGCAAGTTTATCAAAACCGCAGGTTCAGTTATCAAAGGTAAAGTTTGGCCGAACAATGAGGGCTACACTCTTGAGGCGCGTGTCGCGTGGGCCGATATCGCTTCGGCCAAGGGCAACGGCTTTCATTTCAAGGGCGGCGAGATCGTACCTTTTACGCTGTCGCTCTATGATCGGGATGATTGGGATCGCGATGATTTCCAAGGATACGCTTTTTCGGAACGCGCTTATCCGGCCTGGGCCGGCCCCAGTAAGGGATGGCAGGTTATCGAAGTCAAACCCGCCCGCGAGTCTCAATACTATTTGCATTCAAGTCCTTACTTGAAGCAGGCCGCAGGTGCCGTGTTTGTCGATGGTGTGCTCGATGAATGGAATTACTGTTTTCCGGTCGACATGAACCAGTCCAGCATTCCCGAGTATTCGCGCGCGTGGGCTTGGTTCCCGGAAGACAATACCGACTTGAGCAGCGCGCTCAAGTTCATGTACGACGATAAGTATCTTTACGTAGGCGCCTCGGTTATGGATGATGTGCCGGGCGTCAATCCGGTGGAAGGCGACTGGAACGCCGACGCGATCGAAATCTATATCGGCAATTATGAAATCGATGATTACGGCGTTATACCTGATCACTCGGGTTATATCAATCAGGACGACATGCTGGATGTTCAGCTTGGCTTTTATTACAACGCCAATACCGGCGACGCTTACATCAAGCTGTGGGGGCCTGGGGCTCACGCCGGTTTGGTGCCGATGACCGAATCCTATGCCGTAGCCAAAGAATGGCCGACGGGCGACGGTTACGATTATGAAGCCGCCCTCTCTTTAAAAGAATTGGCATCCATGGTTGATAATGCCGGCGTGCGGACTTTCGACTTTATCTCGCTGCAGGGCGCCATCGTGCCGTGCACTTATGCCCTCTATGACCGCGACGAGTGGAACCGAGACGATTTTCAGGGCTATCAATACGTGCGCAATGAAAACGCGCCTTACCTGGGCCCTGGAAGCGGCGGCTGGGAAGGGGTCGAAATCGTGCCGAAAAACCTCTACGATATTCTCGGCTGGCTGTGGGAGAATTACACCGACGTCAGCAAAAAGGATATCGTGCCGGCGCAAAGCAGGCTGCTGCAGAACTATCCCAATCCCTTCAACCCGTCAACGACCATCGAATTCGAATTGAGCCGCCCGGAATACGTTACGCTTAAAGTCTTTGATCTGAGCGGTCGCGAAGTGGCGACGTTGGCGCAAGGGCACTTCACTGCGGGACAGCACAGCGTCCAGTTCAGACCGAATGGCCTCGCCAACGGCGTTTACCTCTATCAGCTTAAAGCCGCGGATTATACGGAAACGCGACGAATGGTACTGATGAAATAG
- a CDS encoding glycosyl hydrolase family 18 protein: protein MAKRSFTFLLLFFFIGASCRPQTLWVIGYYPSWNRASFPASAVDFGRLTHLMHAFAWPQSDGSLAYYPQLLDPELNARAHAAGKVILLSLGGWGNSAGFSPVAADSALRRRFVDELCAFILEHQYDGVDIDWEFPASAADRANMVILVKELREKFNQLARPQKLWITMAVSAGDYYGQWFDYKRLLPYVDFFGCMTYDFHGPWTNHAGHNSPLFPSGGDIDGSVSSGVAYLKSRGLPNEKIVIGVPFYGREFNASRLYGPSTGGDITYPYSQIVKFLAAGWLYHWDSVAQVPYLTNPDATRLITFDDTASVRLKAEYALKQKLAGVMIWALGQDYLNGRQPLLGALTAPILSATVAAAPSSNRFDLTIFPNPFNHVAVLHFELPSPQPVEIRICDAAGRRLETLVHGFLPAGSHASTFNGVGFASGVYYAVLQTPSFSTVRPFTLIK, encoded by the coding sequence ATGGCCAAGCGATCATTTACTTTCTTGTTACTTTTTTTCTTTATCGGGGCCTCCTGTCGGCCGCAGACTTTATGGGTCATCGGCTATTATCCCTCCTGGAACCGAGCCTCTTTTCCGGCATCGGCGGTCGATTTCGGCCGCCTGACGCATCTGATGCATGCCTTTGCCTGGCCGCAAAGCGACGGCTCTTTGGCCTACTATCCTCAGCTCCTCGATCCCGAATTGAACGCTCGAGCCCATGCAGCCGGAAAGGTCATTTTGCTTTCTCTCGGCGGGTGGGGAAATTCGGCGGGATTTTCCCCGGTCGCTGCTGACTCGGCTCTTCGTCGTCGCTTTGTCGATGAACTCTGCGCGTTTATTCTCGAACATCAGTACGACGGTGTCGATATTGATTGGGAATTTCCGGCTTCCGCGGCAGACCGGGCAAACATGGTAATTTTAGTTAAAGAGCTGCGGGAAAAGTTTAACCAACTCGCCCGCCCGCAAAAACTATGGATCACCATGGCCGTGTCGGCCGGCGATTACTATGGTCAATGGTTCGATTACAAACGGCTTTTGCCCTATGTGGATTTTTTCGGATGCATGACGTATGATTTTCATGGGCCGTGGACGAACCATGCCGGCCACAACTCGCCGCTTTTTCCCAGCGGCGGGGATATTGACGGTTCGGTCTCGTCCGGCGTAGCCTATTTGAAAAGCCGCGGTCTGCCCAATGAAAAGATTGTCATCGGGGTACCGTTCTACGGCCGCGAATTCAATGCTTCGCGGCTCTATGGACCCAGTACAGGCGGGGACATTACGTATCCTTATTCGCAAATCGTCAAGTTCTTAGCTGCAGGCTGGCTCTATCATTGGGATTCCGTTGCCCAGGTTCCTTATTTAACTAATCCGGATGCCACCCGTTTGATAACTTTTGACGACACAGCCTCCGTTCGTCTCAAAGCAGAGTATGCGCTGAAGCAAAAGCTTGCCGGGGTGATGATTTGGGCGCTGGGGCAAGACTATCTGAACGGTCGGCAGCCGCTGCTCGGAGCGCTCACCGCACCGATTTTATCCGCAACCGTGGCAGCCGCTCCTTCTTCGAACCGTTTCGATTTGACAATTTTCCCGAATCCGTTCAACCATGTTGCGGTTTTGCACTTTGAGCTCCCAAGCCCGCAGCCCGTCGAAATTCGTATTTGCGATGCCGCCGGTCGGCGGCTGGAGACGCTCGTGCATGGATTCCTGCCCGCCGGATCGCATGCTTCTACATTCAACGGCGTCGGCTTTGCCTCCGGAGTGTACTATGCCGTTCTGCAGACCCCTTCATTTTCAACGGTTCGACCTTTCACTTTGATCAAATGA